The following coding sequences lie in one Thermoleophilia bacterium genomic window:
- a CDS encoding conjugal transfer protein TrbL: protein MGVCDVPVISTVCDVAGEAAATVVAAPFDWLAQAMGGAAGWLIEAMWSVFDTTTLVDVQTEGFTSVYNLIFGIGVFLVLIFFCLQLITGLIRRDPTALSRAALGAAKSVLGAFVVVTLTALALEIVDQLCIGIIQASGETTGTMGDKIILLAAGLAGINISAPGVGAIVTIFLAGLMIAAVAIVWFSLLIRKALLLVGVVLAPIAFAGASWDATKGWIGKWAAFVIALIVSKLVLVVIFLLAITQIATPIELDIAAVTEPITGIVLMGIAAFAPYMVYRFVSFLGFDLYQQMGTEQEAKNALNRPLPIPSKSQGGGEPKKVLDDPKGGGGSGGGSGGTPPPKAPAPAAGGGGGAGAAGAGAGGGAGAGAGAGAAAGPAAAVVVGAQVVKGAAEAGPKAGKAVAGQAETAAGAADEAGTAPSKTPPPSTPQPRTPTPSSNPTASPWKKE from the coding sequence ATGGGTGTCTGCGACGTTCCCGTGATTTCGACCGTCTGCGACGTGGCCGGCGAGGCCGCCGCGACGGTCGTGGCGGCCCCGTTCGACTGGCTCGCGCAGGCGATGGGCGGCGCGGCCGGGTGGCTGATCGAGGCGATGTGGTCGGTGTTCGACACGACCACGCTGGTCGATGTTCAGACGGAGGGGTTCACCAGCGTCTACAACCTGATCTTCGGCATCGGGGTCTTCCTCGTCCTGATCTTCTTCTGCCTCCAACTCATCACCGGGCTGATACGCCGAGACCCGACCGCGCTGTCCAGAGCCGCGCTCGGCGCGGCGAAATCGGTGTTGGGCGCGTTCGTGGTCGTCACGCTGACCGCGCTCGCGCTGGAAATCGTGGACCAGCTCTGCATCGGCATCATCCAGGCGTCCGGCGAGACCACCGGGACGATGGGCGACAAGATCATCCTGCTCGCGGCCGGGCTGGCCGGCATCAACATCAGCGCGCCCGGCGTCGGGGCGATCGTCACGATCTTCCTGGCCGGGCTGATGATCGCCGCCGTCGCGATCGTCTGGTTCTCGCTCCTGATCCGCAAGGCCCTGCTGCTGGTCGGCGTCGTCCTCGCTCCTATCGCGTTCGCCGGAGCCTCCTGGGACGCCACCAAAGGATGGATCGGGAAATGGGCGGCGTTCGTGATCGCCCTCATCGTCAGCAAGCTCGTGCTCGTCGTCATCTTCCTGCTGGCGATCACGCAGATCGCCACCCCGATCGAGCTGGACATCGCCGCGGTCACCGAGCCGATCACCGGCATCGTCCTGATGGGCATCGCGGCGTTCGCGCCCTACATGGTCTACCGCTTCGTGTCCTTCCTCGGCTTCGACCTCTACCAGCAGATGGGCACCGAGCAGGAGGCCAAGAACGCGCTCAACCGCCCGCTCCCGATCCCGTCCAAGTCCCAGGGCGGCGGCGAGCCCAAGAAGGTGCTAGATGACCCCAAGGGCGGTGGCGGGTCCGGCGGCGGATCGGGCGGAACACCACCCCCCAAGGCTCCCGCACCGGCTGCCGGAGGTGGCGGAGGCGCTGGCGCAGCGGGAGCAGGAGCCGGCGGCGGTGCCGGTGCTGGCGCGGGGGCCGGTGCTGCGGCAGGTCCCGCCGCTGCGGTGGTCGTCGGGGCGCAAGTCGTCAAAGGCGCGGCCGAGGCCGGACCGAAGGCAGGCAAGGCCGTCGCCGGTCAGGCAGAGACCGCCGCAGGCGCCGCCGACGAGGCCGGCACCGCACCGTCGAAGACGCCGCCACCTTCGACTCCGCAGCCGCGGACCCCGACGCCTTCGTCCAACCCCACGGCGTCGCCGTGGAAGAAGGAGTGA
- a CDS encoding DUF6112 family protein, giving the protein MGVFPDFDGLGGIGDLKQVIGALLTIVLIVAVLMVIVSAICWALGASHGNHSLASKGRVGVLVGVGAAALAGAGVAWVNWLIALGNQL; this is encoded by the coding sequence ATGGGCGTCTTCCCCGACTTCGACGGCCTCGGCGGGATCGGTGACCTGAAACAGGTCATCGGAGCCCTGCTGACGATCGTGCTCATCGTCGCGGTGCTCATGGTCATCGTCTCCGCGATCTGCTGGGCGCTGGGCGCCTCGCACGGCAACCACTCCCTGGCCTCCAAGGGCCGAGTCGGGGTGCTCGTCGGCGTCGGTGCCGCCGCCCTCGCCGGTGCCGGCGTCGCGTGGGTGAACTGGCTCATCGCCCTCGGTAACCAGCTCTGA
- a CDS encoding DUF6112 family protein — MIDIDPNSSGLPGIEQLRTIVGAVMTVGLILSVLALIVSAIVWAYGANSSNPHLSGRGKLGVLISCGAAVICGAAVTLVNFFWNVGQGV; from the coding sequence GTGATCGACATCGACCCCAACAGCTCAGGACTGCCCGGCATCGAACAGCTCCGCACCATCGTCGGCGCCGTGATGACGGTCGGCCTCATCCTCTCCGTCCTGGCGCTGATCGTCAGCGCGATCGTCTGGGCCTACGGCGCCAACAGCTCGAACCCCCACCTGTCCGGTAGGGGGAAGCTGGGCGTCCTCATCTCCTGCGGGGCCGCGGTGATCTGCGGCGCGGCCGTGACGCTCGTGAACTTCTTCTGGAACGTCGGCCAGGGCGTCTGA
- a CDS encoding PrgI family protein encodes MPTTTEQKVPGSELTPVKFSRLTRRGVLLGLSVAQLVTLGIGGLTVLAAFYGGAGMLLVYTAPVWMLAAVLTWVPVAGQPMVEWLPVAGWWLWRSTGGQLLYRRRIVKPRPAGNLALPGDMARLREHLDPETGACMIHDPRQATLTVVCEVTHPAFVLLDPGEQERRVTSWGRVLATVCRSGRIATMQVLERTLPDSGSGLAEWWAEHGTADDSWASQTYAELIERAGPAGERHATTMSLSLDMKTAARQIRTAGGGIRGAAAVLRQEMATLTAALRSADLTPTGWLGPGRVAVILRSAYDPAVAATLERHGRLGQELAAAGPVAVTETWGNLRTDSAWHTVLWVSEWPRSMVYPGFLAPVLLSTGIQRSVSLIYTPMRSDQAARDIRKKKVEHISDAAQRARMGQIEDAAQTAEYQDVLQQEADLTAGHGVLRVSGLISVSAPTLDELEAATAAIEQSAIQASCETRRLVGQQAASFTAAALPLCRIV; translated from the coding sequence GTGCCTACGACAACGGAACAGAAGGTGCCCGGTAGTGAGCTGACGCCGGTGAAGTTCAGCCGCCTCACGCGCCGGGGTGTGCTGCTGGGGCTGTCGGTCGCGCAGCTCGTCACCCTCGGTATCGGCGGGCTGACGGTGCTGGCGGCGTTCTACGGCGGGGCCGGGATGCTGCTGGTCTACACCGCGCCGGTGTGGATGCTCGCCGCGGTGCTGACCTGGGTGCCGGTCGCCGGTCAGCCGATGGTCGAATGGCTCCCGGTCGCCGGCTGGTGGCTGTGGCGCTCGACCGGCGGGCAACTGCTCTACCGGCGGCGCATCGTCAAGCCCCGCCCGGCCGGGAACCTGGCGCTGCCCGGCGACATGGCACGGCTCCGCGAGCACCTGGACCCCGAGACCGGGGCGTGCATGATCCACGACCCCCGACAGGCCACCCTCACGGTCGTCTGCGAGGTCACGCATCCCGCGTTCGTGCTGCTGGACCCCGGCGAGCAAGAACGGCGGGTCACCTCGTGGGGGCGCGTGCTCGCCACGGTGTGCCGGTCCGGGCGGATCGCCACGATGCAAGTGCTCGAACGCACCCTGCCCGATTCCGGGAGCGGACTGGCCGAGTGGTGGGCCGAGCACGGCACCGCCGACGACTCCTGGGCTTCTCAGACCTACGCCGAGCTGATCGAACGCGCCGGCCCCGCCGGTGAGCGGCACGCCACGACAATGAGTTTGAGCCTGGACATGAAGACTGCGGCCCGGCAGATCAGGACCGCCGGCGGCGGCATCCGCGGCGCCGCCGCTGTGCTCCGGCAGGAGATGGCGACACTCACCGCGGCGCTGCGGTCGGCGGACCTGACTCCGACCGGGTGGCTCGGCCCCGGCCGGGTCGCGGTGATCCTGCGCTCCGCCTACGACCCGGCTGTGGCCGCGACGCTGGAACGGCACGGACGGCTCGGGCAGGAACTCGCCGCGGCCGGCCCCGTCGCGGTCACCGAGACCTGGGGCAACCTGCGCACCGACTCCGCCTGGCACACCGTCTTGTGGGTCAGCGAGTGGCCGAGGTCGATGGTCTATCCCGGCTTCCTCGCTCCGGTGCTGCTGTCCACCGGCATCCAACGATCCGTGTCGCTGATCTACACGCCGATGCGTTCCGACCAGGCCGCCCGCGACATCCGCAAGAAGAAGGTCGAACACATCTCAGATGCGGCTCAGCGGGCACGGATGGGTCAGATCGAGGACGCCGCGCAGACCGCCGAGTATCAGGACGTTCTGCAACAGGAAGCCGACCTGACCGCAGGGCACGGCGTGCTGCGCGTGTCTGGCCTCATCAGCGTCTCCGCGCCCACGCTCGACGAGCTGGAAGCCGCGACCGCCGCGATCGAGCAATCCGCCATCCAAGCCTCCTGCGAGACCAGAAGGCTCGTCGGCCAGCAGGCGGCGTCGTTCACCGCGGCGGCGCTGCCGCTGTGCCGGATCGTGTGA